A region from the Lolium perenne isolate Kyuss_39 chromosome 4, Kyuss_2.0, whole genome shotgun sequence genome encodes:
- the LOC127346992 gene encoding uncharacterized protein, whose translation MVDPSGVEAMVDPSGVQAMLNPTGVQAMVNPSGDQAKVDPRRSFLRRFRSSNNTEASSSVKMDKNWMEASRSSDEYAAGVSLFLKFALRNEVKDSKILCPCKNCGNRFWYDVETVNDHLICTGFMPGYKTWLFHGEQAVNNDLDTQSSFPEDTSNARDEIDQLLLDGFDMYNTSSLHSEEEGSEDDSEDEDVESYKRLVNDGGQQLYPGCKKFSKLQFLVRLINIKNVRGMTNAAFEDMLTLFREALPEGHSLPKKFHEEKQYIRGVGLAYDTYDACFNDCIIFRGIHAKANVCPVCKTSRWKTVRSVVGGKRISRVPMKVIRHFPLNKRVRRLFISNKTASLMSWHNDGRTKDEVMRHPADSPAWKNFDSRYRSFSKEPRNIRFGLATDGFNPFRNMNLSYSIWPIILIPYNFPPWICMKETNFILSVIVPGRGSRGKDIDVYLQLVIDELQELWHHGVLVYDSHFGKKFRVHAALLWTISDWLGRGILSVQPTGEEISAMTMDIQTAYGKLQKQKRIGRKKRNRGEVDEDLENMEENVLDVDKRSKDNAKARMDMKRMKIREHLHINETQEKPDLPEAVYYMESSKKKLFCGLVKNVRFPDNHASSMYNKTLPEEVALPLVKLAKCFKVITSKIVSNKEIAIVEEQLPEILCQLEKIFPPTFFDIMEHLVIHLPAEVRLAGPVQFRNMWSTEMFIGNMKNWVHNRSHPEGSIAESYLFDECLTFCSRYVDDCNTKFNKAPRHDDNMTSSANKNCSKYLKIFGRPLSACSTSELDHLSWTQAQKYVLFNYEHINYYTEKHMKALAAGKKKKNKRQVEAEHHRTFHLWFIDHVQSLLLKGTKLPAEIVLLANKPYMMVKKYNSYIINGCVFHTKEFAAGKSTQCDGVSNSAMTSSYSSSKDKNPVKGEVEYYGRIVEIVELNYSNQGSVLLFKCEWSKPAGVKNITNFGVTQVNLKQLEFGSEPFIFARTNKSDTQDWKEKMIQLGGAVTAESNGANIYERFIHIAKATGYLLGNQQIVENETIYEQLEEDEDDDDD comes from the exons ATGGTGGATCCTAGTGGAGTTGAAGCCATGGTGGATCCTAGTGGAGTTCAAGCCATGCTGAATCCTACGGGAGTTCAAGCCATGGTGAATCCAAGTGGAGACCAAGCTAAGGTTGATCCGCGGCGATCGTTTCTCCGTCGATTCAGGAGCTCAAACAACACGGAGGCGAGTTCGTCTG TAAAAATGGATAAGAATTGGATGGAAGCTTCAAGGTCTTCAGATGAGTATGCAGCTGGAGTCTCCTTATTCTTGAAATTTGCTCTAAGAAATGAAGTGAAAGACAGTAAGATACTTTGTCCATGTAAAAACTGTGGGAACAGGTTCTGGTATGATGTAGAAACTGTAAATGATCATCTAATCTGTACTGGTTTTATGCCTGGATATAAAACCTGGTTGTTTCATGGGGAACAAGCTGTTAACAATGATCTTGACACACAATCTAGCTTTCCAGAAGATACTAGTAATGCTAGAGATGAGATTGACCAGCTACTGTTAGATGGGTTTGACATGTACAATACAAGTTCATTGCATTCAGAAGAAGAAGGGAGTGAAGATGATagtgaagatgaagatgtcgAATCATACAAGAGGTTAGTCAATGATGGTGGCCAGCAGTTGTACCCAGGATGCAAGAAGTTTTCTAAACTGCAGTTTCTAGTAAGATTGATCAATATTAAAAATGTCAGGGGAATGACAAATGCTGCATTTGAAGATATGCTGACACTGTTCAGGGAAGCACTACCTGAAGGACATTCTCTGCCTAAGAAATTTCATGAAGAAAAGCAGTACATCAGAGGAGTTGGTCTTGCATATGATACTTATGATGCCTGTTTCAATGACtgcataattttcagaggcatccatGCCAAGGCCAATGTCTGCCCAGTTTGCAAAACAAGCAGGTGGAAGACTGTAAGAAGTGTAGTAGGTGGGAAGAGAATCAGTAGGGTGCCAATGAAAGTTATCAGGCATTTCCCACTGAACAAAAGAGTCAGGAGGTTGTTTATATCTAACAAAACAGCATCTCTGATGAGTTGGCACAATGATGGGAGAACCAAAGATGAAGTAATGAGGCATCCAGCTGATTCACCTGCTTGGAAGAACTTTGACAGCAGGTACAGGTCGTTCAGcaaagaaccaaggaacatcagATTTGGATTagctacagatggattcaacccttTCAGGAATATGAACTTGTCTTACAGCATCTGGCCTATAATTCTGATCCCATACAACTTCCCTCCTTGGATTTGCATGAAGGAGACCAACTTTATCTTGTCTGTCATTGTACCAGGAAGGGGATCACGAGGGAAAGACATTGATGTATACCTGCAACTAGTAATTGATGAGCTACAGGAGTTGTGGCACCATGGAGTTCTGGTATATGATTCTCATTTTGGTAAAAAGTTTAGAGTCCATGCTGCACTGCTCTGGACCATCAGTGATTGGCTGGGCCGTGGAATATTGAGTG TGCAGCCTACAGGTGAAGAAATTTCTGCTATGACAATGGATATCCAAACTGCATATGGAAAACTGCAGAAGCAAAAGAGGATTGGAAGGAAGAAAAGGAATAGAGGTGAAGTGGATGAGGATTTGGAGAATATGGAGGAA AATGTGCTTGATGTGGATAAAAGGTCAAAAGATAATGCAAAAGCTAGGATGGATATGAAGAGAATGAAGATTAGAGAACATTTGCATATTAATGAAACACAAGAAAAACCTGACTTGCCAGAGGCAGTGTACTACATGGAGTCATCAAAGAAGAAGCTTTTCTGTGGACTGGTGAAAAATGTGAGATTTCCAGACAACCATGCTTCCTCCATGTACAACAAG ACATTGCCTGAAGAAGTTGCATTGCCCTTAGTGAAGCTTGCCAAGTGCTTCAAAGTCATTACTTCGAAGATCGTCAGTAATAAAGAGATAGCAATTGTTGAAGAACAGTTGCCAGAGATATTATGTCAACTTGAGAAGATTTTTCCTCCAACGTTCTTCGACATAATGGAGCACCTAGTTATACATCTCCCAGCTGAAGTGAGACTTGCTGGGCCTGTTCAATTCAGGAACATGTGGTCCACCGAGATGTTTATTGGCAACATGAAAAACTGGGTACACAATAGAAGCCACCCTGAAGGATCTATTGCAGAGTCATATTTGTTCGATGAGTGTTTGACATTCTGCTCTAGATATGTGGATGATTGTAACACCAAGTTCAACAAAGCTCCAAGACATGATGATAACATGACAAGTAGTGCAAACAAAAATTGCAGCAAGTACCTGAAGATTTTTGGAAGACCATTATCAGCTTGCAGTACTTCTGAACTAGATCACCTGTCATGGACACAAGCACAGAAGTATGTACTCTTCAATTATGAGCACATCAATTACTACACAGAGAAGCATATGAAAGCTTTAGCTGctgggaaaaagaaaaaaaataaaagacAGGTAGAAGCAGAACATCACAGAACATTCCATCTTTGGTTCATTGACCATGTGCAGTCTTTGCTTCTTAAAGGCACTAAATTGCCAGCAGAAATTGTTTTGCTAGCAAACAAGCCTTACATGATGGTGAAGAAGTACAACAGCTACATCATTAATGGTTGTGTATTCCACACAAAGGAGTTTGCAGCAGGCAAAAGCACCCAATGTGATGGAGTGTCAAACTCAGCTATGACTTCCAGTTATTCTAGTTCTAAAGATAAGAACCCAGTAAAAGGAGAAGTAGAATACTATGGTAGAATAGTAGAGATTGTTGAGTTAAATTATTCCAACCAAGGAAGTGTTTTACTGTTCAAATGTGAATGGTCAAAACCTGCTGGAGTTAAAAACATTACCAACTTTGGGGTAACACAAGTAAACCTGAAGCAGTTAGAATTTGGATCAGAACCATTTATATTTGCAA GAACAAATAAGTCAGATACTCAAGATTGGAAGGAAAAGATGATCCAATTAGGTGGAGCTGTAACAGCTGAAAGTAATGGTGCTAATATTTATG
- the LOC127348492 gene encoding uncharacterized protein, whose product MEWDFPVPPVVFDVSIPNYRQQHHPIPETGPLQPPAPVLPDDDERPLLEELDIDLGLVWRKTISILHPLRSADPALHAENADLSGPFLFVLAFGVFQLLAGKLHFGVALGWVTVASVFLYFVFSKLSAGRRGDVNLYRCLSLVGYGMLPMVIFSAVSLFLPRGGRLIFGVAMGFVLWSTRVCTRLLASGAADEHRGLIAYACCLVYMIFSLLVVF is encoded by the coding sequence ATGGAGTGGGACTTCCCCGTGCCGCCGGTGGTCTTCGACGTGTCCATCCCAAACTACAGACAGCAGCACCACCCAATCCCGGAGACCGGCCCCTTGCAACCACCCGCCCCCGTGTTACCCGACGACGACGAGCGGCCGCTCCTCGAGGAGCTGGACATCGACCTGGGTTTGGTCTGGCGGAAGACGATCTCGATCCTCCACCCGCTACGCTCCGCCGACCCGGCCCTCCACGCCGAGAACGCCGACCTCTCCGGCCCCTTCCTGTTCGTGCTCGCCTTCGGCGTCTTCCAGCTCCTCGCCGGGAAGCTCCACTTCGGGGTCGCCCTCGGCTGGGTCACCGTCGCGTCCGTCTTCCTCTACTTCGTCTTCTCGAAGCTCTCGGCCGGACGCCGTGGCGATGTCAACCTCTACAGGTGCCTCAGCCTCGTAGGGTATGGCATGCTCCCCATGGTCATCTTCTCTGCGGTCTCCCTCTTCCTGCCACGGGGCGGCCGGCTCATCTTCGGGGTCGCCATGGGGTTCGTGCTCTGGTCAACCAGGGTCTGCACCAGGCTGCTAGCATCTGGCGCCGCCGACGAGCATAGGGGGCTCATTGCCTACGCCTGCTGCCTCGTCTACATGATCTTCTCTCTGCTTGTCGTATTTTGA